A genomic segment from Methanolobus zinderi encodes:
- a CDS encoding aminotransferase class V-fold PLP-dependent enzyme, translating to MSDFRKDFPILEKEVYGKRLVYLDNAATSQKPNSVIDTISDYYSSDNSNIHRGVHYLSEISSEKYEKSREEVSNFIGAGEPGEVTFTAGTTDSINQVACSLKSILKGNEVLVSGVEHHSNIVPWQLAGATLREIPMDEGCNLLPDSIEITDKTKLIAISHASNVLGSVNPIKEVVEIAKEHDIPVLVDAAQSIQHMPIDVQDIGCDFLAASGHKMYAATGVGVLYTSERFGDILPARGGGGMVDRVTLEETTYLKPPLRYEAGTPHIAGAISIAAAIDYMQDIGMDKIREHEHEVYSYARNKLLETDGVTVYGNTKEMCGSISFNLDGIHHYDTGLILDKMGIAVRTGHHCAQPLMRTLGTEGTVRASFALYNTKEDADRLLEGIEKVRMMYA from the coding sequence ATGAGTGATTTCAGGAAAGATTTCCCGATACTTGAAAAGGAGGTTTACGGGAAACGGCTGGTATATCTCGACAACGCAGCAACCAGCCAGAAACCGAATTCTGTGATAGATACCATATCCGACTATTACAGCTCAGATAACAGCAATATCCACAGGGGAGTTCATTACCTGAGCGAAATTTCAAGTGAAAAATACGAGAAATCGAGGGAAGAGGTAAGCAATTTCATCGGAGCCGGTGAGCCGGGAGAGGTGACATTCACCGCCGGGACGACCGATTCGATAAACCAGGTTGCATGCTCGCTTAAATCTATCTTGAAGGGTAACGAGGTATTGGTATCAGGTGTGGAGCATCACTCGAATATCGTGCCGTGGCAGCTTGCAGGAGCAACACTCAGGGAGATCCCAATGGATGAAGGTTGCAATCTGTTGCCGGATTCCATAGAGATTACGGATAAAACCAAACTGATAGCCATATCCCATGCATCGAATGTTCTTGGCTCTGTCAATCCGATCAAAGAGGTAGTCGAGATCGCAAAGGAACACGATATCCCTGTCCTTGTGGATGCGGCCCAGTCCATCCAGCATATGCCGATAGATGTGCAGGATATCGGCTGTGACTTCCTTGCAGCTTCGGGTCACAAGATGTATGCAGCTACCGGGGTAGGCGTGCTTTACACGAGCGAGCGCTTCGGTGATATCCTGCCTGCAAGAGGCGGTGGGGGCATGGTCGACAGGGTGACACTTGAAGAGACAACCTACCTGAAACCTCCATTAAGGTACGAGGCAGGCACGCCGCACATTGCAGGGGCAATAAGTATCGCTGCAGCAATCGATTACATGCAGGACATCGGCATGGATAAGATCAGAGAGCACGAGCATGAGGTGTATTCCTACGCAAGGAATAAGCTGCTGGAAACCGACGGTGTGACGGTTTACGGGAACACCAAAGAGATGTGCGGTTCAATCTCGTTCAACCTTGACGGAATCCATCACTACGACACGGGACTGATACTGGACAAAATGGGAATTGCCGTGAGGACCGGACACCACTGCGCCCAGCCGTTGATGAGAACCCTCGGAACTGAAGGCACGGTGAGAGCCAGTTTTGCGTTGTATAACACGAAAGAGGATGCCGACAGGCTGCTAGAAGGCATAGAAAAAGTAAGGATGATGTACGCATGA
- a CDS encoding rhodanese-like domain-containing protein — MKEITTDELSDNLHRYKVIDIRSVDAYNGWKESGEANGGHIKGAKSLPYKWSHYIDWIEIVRNKGIIPEDSLLIYGYNRDNIEEVAELFEKAGYPDVTVYNSFFEWAEEDLPMEQLERYRQLVSADWLNDLISENKAPEYDNDKFVICHVHYRNPSDYDEGHIPGAIPIDTNSLESTETWNRRSPEELKEALENAGISHDTTVIVYGRFSYPKNEDPFPGSSAGHLGAMRAAFIMLYAGVNDVRILNGGLQSWLDAGYEISKEPAKKSKVSFGIHIPQKPELAVDLEEAREILEASDKNLVCVRSWREYIGEVSGYNYIEKKGRIPGALFGDCGSDAYHMENYRSLDHTMREYGEVAQNWKKIGITPDKRNAFYCGTGWRGSEAFFNAWLMGWDRSAVFDGGWFEWSNNDLPFETGEPEE, encoded by the coding sequence ATGAAAGAAATTACTACTGATGAATTATCTGATAACTTGCATAGATATAAGGTAATAGATATCAGGTCCGTTGACGCCTACAACGGATGGAAAGAGAGTGGAGAAGCAAACGGGGGACACATTAAGGGTGCAAAATCACTTCCATACAAATGGTCACACTATATTGACTGGATAGAGATCGTCAGAAACAAGGGGATAATACCGGAAGATTCCCTGCTGATCTATGGTTATAACAGGGATAACATCGAGGAAGTGGCAGAACTATTTGAAAAAGCTGGATATCCTGATGTAACTGTCTACAATTCATTTTTCGAATGGGCGGAAGAGGATCTGCCCATGGAGCAGCTTGAAAGGTACAGGCAACTGGTCTCTGCTGACTGGCTTAATGATCTTATCAGTGAGAATAAGGCTCCTGAGTATGACAACGATAAGTTCGTGATCTGCCATGTGCACTACAGGAACCCTTCTGATTATGATGAAGGGCATATTCCGGGAGCCATACCCATTGATACTAATTCCCTCGAATCCACGGAAACATGGAACCGTCGCTCTCCTGAAGAATTAAAGGAAGCACTGGAGAATGCAGGTATATCCCATGACACCACGGTTATTGTCTACGGAAGATTTTCGTATCCTAAGAACGAGGACCCTTTCCCGGGAAGCAGTGCAGGCCATCTGGGTGCGATGAGAGCTGCGTTCATCATGCTCTATGCTGGTGTAAATGATGTGCGTATACTCAATGGAGGTCTTCAGTCCTGGCTCGATGCAGGTTATGAGATATCAAAGGAGCCTGCGAAGAAAAGCAAAGTATCCTTTGGTATACACATTCCTCAAAAACCGGAACTTGCAGTCGATCTGGAGGAGGCCAGGGAGATTCTCGAAGCCTCTGACAAGAACCTTGTTTGCGTCAGAAGTTGGAGAGAGTACATAGGAGAGGTGAGCGGTTACAATTATATCGAGAAAAAAGGCCGCATCCCCGGAGCGCTTTTCGGAGACTGCGGTTCGGATGCCTATCACATGGAAAACTACAGGAGCCTGGACCATACCATGCGCGAGTATGGGGAGGTTGCGCAAAATTGGAAAAAGATCGGAATCACACCTGATAAGCGCAATGCGTTCTACTGCGGAACCGGCTGGAGAGGTAGTGAAGCCTTCTTTAACGCATGGCTTATGGGCTGGGATAGATCCGCAGTATTTGATGGCGGATGGTTTGAGTGGAGCAATAATGATCTTCCATTTGAAACGGGTGAGCCGGAAGAATGA
- the tgtA gene encoding tRNA guanosine(15) transglycosylase TgtA yields MSSRFDIIHKDAAGRIGRLKTPHGVVETPTVMPVINPNLQTIKPSEMKDFGAEILITNSYIIYRKDELREKALKDGLHALLDYDGPIMTDSGSFQLSVYGEVEVTNEMIIDFQQKIGTDIGVPLDIPTPPDVHFRRAEEELEITIDRLKEAREMVKGDGMLLAGPVQGSRYAELRERSARTLSEIGFDVYPFGAVVPLMESYRYADLVDVIAASKKGLDPTAPVHLFGAGHPMMFALAVAMGCDLFDSAAYALYAKDRRYITSRGTYHVDGLKYLPCSCPVCMSHSADELKKAPNCTELLARHNLYVTFEEVREVRQAIWEGNLLELVEQRCRSHPRMLEALKQLYKYSSWLEEVDPASKSTFFYCGPESAKRPELLRFGKQLDRFTIKGSALIRANSGKTDNQYDNVLMFKPPFGAYPQELAEIYPLNAEVLRTPDYESLEQAYMNTIRLAELNPEAEFTFIMQERFEHPLVKELEEMDNFTVVRLESE; encoded by the coding sequence ATGTCATCACGATTCGATATTATTCATAAAGATGCCGCAGGTCGTATCGGCAGGCTGAAAACACCGCATGGTGTAGTGGAAACGCCCACTGTTATGCCTGTCATCAATCCCAATCTCCAGACCATAAAACCGTCAGAGATGAAGGATTTCGGAGCAGAGATACTCATTACTAACTCATACATCATCTATCGTAAGGACGAGCTGCGTGAAAAAGCACTCAAGGACGGGTTGCATGCCCTTCTGGACTATGACGGTCCCATCATGACCGATTCTGGTTCTTTTCAGCTGTCAGTCTACGGCGAGGTCGAGGTCACGAATGAGATGATCATCGACTTCCAGCAGAAGATAGGTACGGATATCGGCGTTCCTCTTGATATTCCTACACCTCCTGATGTACATTTCAGGCGTGCAGAAGAAGAGCTTGAGATTACGATCGATCGTCTCAAGGAAGCGCGTGAGATGGTGAAAGGTGATGGCATGCTTCTTGCAGGTCCGGTGCAGGGCTCCCGGTATGCTGAACTCAGGGAAAGAAGTGCAAGAACCCTCTCAGAAATAGGCTTCGATGTGTATCCGTTCGGAGCTGTTGTTCCTCTTATGGAATCCTATCGCTACGCTGATCTGGTAGATGTAATAGCAGCTTCCAAGAAGGGACTTGATCCTACAGCCCCTGTACACTTATTTGGCGCAGGTCATCCCATGATGTTCGCACTGGCAGTTGCTATGGGTTGCGATCTATTTGACTCGGCAGCATATGCACTGTATGCAAAGGACAGGCGCTACATCACTTCAAGGGGCACATATCACGTTGACGGTCTGAAGTACCTGCCCTGTTCATGTCCGGTATGCATGAGCCATTCGGCAGATGAGTTGAAAAAGGCCCCTAACTGTACAGAACTGCTGGCAAGGCATAATCTCTATGTCACTTTCGAGGAAGTTCGTGAGGTCAGGCAGGCTATCTGGGAAGGCAATCTGCTGGAACTTGTGGAGCAGCGCTGCCGCTCCCACCCGCGTATGCTCGAAGCCCTAAAACAACTTTACAAATACTCCTCTTGGCTCGAGGAAGTGGATCCGGCATCCAAGTCCACCTTCTTCTACTGTGGTCCGGAGTCTGCAAAACGTCCTGAACTGCTGCGTTTTGGAAAACAGCTGGACAGGTTCACAATAAAAGGCTCTGCTCTTATAAGGGCAAATTCCGGTAAAACTGATAACCAGTATGATAATGTGCTGATGTTCAAACCACCTTTCGGTGCCTATCCGCAGGAACTTGCGGAAATCTATCCTCTGAATGCTGAAGTACTAAGGACACCTGACTATGAGTCTCTTGAGCAGGCTTATATGAACACCATCAGACTTGCCGAACTGAATCCCGAAGCAGAGTTTACTTTTATTATGCAGGAGAGGTTCGAACATCCCCTTGTAAAAGAACTGGAGGAAATGGATAACTTCACAGTGGTTCGTCTGGAAAGTGAGTAA
- a CDS encoding SufE family protein: MRDAVQDEIIGQFDGLEWLDKYGLLISYAKELEPMDKEFRTEENSISGCQSKVWIRTYRENGRLIIDLDSEAMITKGIISLLLKVVNNRPPQEILDLDLYFIDEIGLKSNLSPARADGLASIIRRIREVAEREMN, translated from the coding sequence ATGAGAGATGCTGTTCAGGATGAGATCATAGGACAGTTCGACGGCCTCGAATGGCTTGACAAATACGGCCTGCTGATCTCATATGCAAAAGAGCTTGAGCCCATGGATAAAGAGTTCAGGACCGAGGAGAACTCCATAAGCGGATGCCAGTCCAAGGTCTGGATCAGGACTTACAGGGAGAACGGCAGGCTTATAATCGATCTCGATAGCGAGGCCATGATAACAAAAGGCATCATCTCACTTTTACTCAAGGTTGTGAACAACCGCCCTCCCCAGGAGATCCTGGATCTTGATTTGTATTTCATAGACGAGATAGGCCTGAAGTCCAATCTTTCGCCTGCAAGGGCTGATGGGCTGGCTTCGATCATCAGGAGGATCAGGGAGGTTGCTGAGCGGGAAATGAACTAG
- the egtD gene encoding L-histidine N(alpha)-methyltransferase, translated as MIIEDFMPEVGETSIREKLVSCLKSNPKTLPSMFFYDHKGSELFEKITQLEEYYPPKIEIPLLRSTARTLNGELNECDIVELGSGDCSKISVFLDEVPEETRRNVVYYPVDVSREAIEKSAGILQKRYPEMDVHGIHADFLEHIEKIPGKRKRFFCFFGSTIGNLTEDKAMEFMRNLNRIMNKNDRLLLGMDMVKDVDVIEKAYNDSQGITAEFNRNILRVTNSHLGTDFDPDDFEHVAFFNKELSRIEMHLRAKRDLEVRSPLLNERFIFKKGETIHTENSHKYTVGHIRKMANAAGLSLENVYTDDRKWFSLAEMVKR; from the coding sequence ATGATTATAGAAGATTTCATGCCGGAGGTCGGAGAAACTTCGATCAGAGAAAAACTGGTATCCTGTCTGAAATCAAATCCAAAGACCCTTCCCAGTATGTTCTTCTACGACCATAAAGGGTCGGAGTTGTTTGAGAAGATAACACAACTTGAGGAATATTATCCTCCGAAGATCGAAATCCCTCTGCTCAGATCAACGGCAAGGACATTGAACGGAGAGCTTAATGAATGTGATATTGTAGAGCTTGGAAGCGGGGACTGTTCAAAGATCTCGGTGTTTTTGGATGAGGTTCCGGAAGAAACTCGCCGAAATGTCGTTTATTATCCTGTTGATGTTTCCCGCGAGGCTATAGAGAAATCTGCCGGTATCCTCCAAAAAAGATATCCTGAGATGGATGTCCACGGGATTCATGCTGATTTTCTCGAGCATATTGAAAAGATTCCTGGAAAGAGGAAGAGATTTTTCTGTTTTTTCGGAAGCACAATAGGCAATCTGACAGAAGATAAGGCCATGGAGTTTATGAGAAACCTGAACAGGATCATGAATAAGAATGACAGGCTTCTCCTTGGAATGGATATGGTGAAAGACGTCGATGTAATCGAGAAAGCCTACAACGACAGTCAGGGAATCACCGCAGAGTTCAACAGGAACATACTGAGAGTCACAAACAGTCATCTAGGAACGGATTTCGATCCTGATGACTTCGAGCATGTTGCGTTTTTTAATAAGGAACTGTCCAGGATCGAGATGCACCTGAGAGCAAAAAGGGATCTGGAAGTTAGAAGTCCCCTGCTGAATGAGAGATTCATCTTCAAGAAAGGTGAGACCATCCACACGGAAAACTCTCATAAGTATACTGTGGGCCATATCAGGAAGATGGCAAACGCCGCAGGGCTTTCCCTGGAAAATGTGTATACTGATGATAGGAAATGGTTCTCTCTTGCGGAGATGGTGAAACGATGA